The Candidatus Scalindua japonica genomic interval GAAACACATACAAGTGTAGAGCTTGAACCGCTTGCTTACACTCTTTACACAGATAAAACGGAACTATTTGTAGAGTTTAAACCTTTGATAGTAGGAAATATTTCGAAGTTCGCTGCCCACTTTACCCAATTAGGCGAAAGCTTCAAAGCAGTTACAGAAGGTACAGTAACCGTTAGCCTGATCGGAAATAAAAAACAATCACCTGATAGAGCTGAAAAACCATCATCTCCAGGCATATTTCGATTGGCTTTGAATCCAGAAAATTCTGGCACGTATCAGTTGATCTTTGACATCCAGACTAAAGAATTTACTGACAAAATCACAATCCAAAGCGTTACTGTTTACCCTGATACAAAAACTGCATTGGCAAATTGGCAAGAACAAACAATCGAAGAAGAATTGGTTTATTTAAAAGAACAGGCATGGAAGGTTGATTTTGCCAATAGGGAAGTTAAAAGACAACCATTTACTGAAATTATCAAGACAACCGGACAAATCTTATCAACATATGAAGACGAGGTAATTATAACAGCAAAAAGCAGTGGTATCATATCGTTTGGAAAAAATAAAAAACTGATTGGTTCTTCTGTAGATTCCGGCGAGACCCTATTTATAATTTCAGGATCCGGTTTAACAGAAGACAATTTAGATGCTAAATACAAGGACGCAAAAAACAACTATGAAAAAACCAAAATAGATTTTGAAAGAGCCAAAGGTTTGGTAAAAAACAATATCATTTCACAAAAACAGTTTCAGGAAACACAACTCCGACTCAAAAATGCTCAAACGACTTTTAACACTATTGAGAAAAACTATACTGCTGGTGGACACAAAATCACGTCACCAATACACGGATTTATAAAAAGTGTGATGACAAGAGAAGGAGAGTATGTTGAAATCGGACAGTCAGTCGCCAGTATTTCCCAAAACCGCAAGCTCATCTTAAAAGCCGAAGTGCCTCAAAAGTATTTCTCAAAACTAAATAACATTTCATCAGCAAATTTTGTCACCACTTACGACAGTAAAATATACAGCACCGACAGCTTAAATGGAAAACTCATTTCCTATGGGAAAAGCACCAACAACAACGCTTATTATATTCCGGTAAATTTTGAGATTAACAATAATGGAGAAATTATTCCCGGCTCTTTTGTAGAAGTTTTATTAAAAACAAATGTGATTAAAGAAGCGTTAGTAATACCATACTCAGCGCTTATAGAAGAACAGGGCAATTATTTTGCTTATGTGCAAACATCAGGCGAAGGATTCCAAAAACGTGAATTAGAAATCGGCGCCAATGATGGCATGAGTGTCCAGATATTAGAAGGCATAAACGAAGGTGAAAGAATTGTCATTAAAGGAGGATACCAAATAAAGTTAGCAACAATGTCAGGTAAAATACCTGCTCATGGACACGAACACTAATTGAAATTTTTGATGTTGAATAAAATAATTCAACATTTAAATTCCAAAATTTAAAATTTCTACCATGTTAAATAAAATTATACAATACGCCTTACATAATCGCCTAATGATTGTTGTTGCATCAGCGCTGCTTTTGATAGCAGGCATTTACACTGCTTCTAAAATGGAAGTTGATGTATTTCCTGACCTTACTGCGCCAACGGTAGTGGTGTTAACCGAAGCGCACGGAATGGCTCCGGAAGAAGCCGAAAAATTAGTAACTTTTCAGATTGAAACAGCAGTCAATGGTGCCACCAATGTACGCCGTGTAAGGTCATCATCTGCGGCAGGAATATCAATTGTCTGGATAGAGTTTGAGTGGGGAACAGATATTTTTAAGGCACGGCAAATAGTGAGTGAAAAGCTGACAACCATTGCTGAAAAACTACCACTGGGAGTTGGAAACCCTATACTTGCTCCTCAATCATCCATCATGGGTGAAATTATGCTTATTGGTTTATCATCAGACAGTACAACCCCAATGGATTTAAGAACTATTGCCGACTGGAATATCCGGCCAAGGTTATTAGCGACAGGAGGAGTATCGCAGGTCATTGTAATAGGAGGAGAATACAAGCAATACCAGATACTTGCATCACCTCAAAAAATGAAATATTACCATATTTCTTTAACCGAATTACTGAAAGCAAGTGAAGAAAGCAATCTTAATGCTTCAGGTGGTTTCATGAACGAATTTGGTAATGAATACATCATAAGAGGTCTTGGAAGAACAAACAAGGTGGAAGAAATAGGTAATACCGTAATCAAGGTTGTCAATAATGTTCCGATAAAAATAGAGGATGTTGCAGATGTTGAAATTGGGGGAGCAATCCCTAAAATAGGAGACGGTTCACTTAATGCAAGTCCGGCAATTATTATGACCGTAGCAAAGCAGCCGGGAACGAACACCCTGGAACTCACAGAAAAAATTGATAATGCTATTATAGAGATTGCCAGCACCCTGCCTTCTGACATTAAAATCAACACCAAAATATTTCGTCAGGCTGATTTTATTCAGGCATCTATAAACAATATTCAGAAAGCGCTGATAGAGGGTTCTGTATTTGTAGTTATCATTATGTTCCTGTTCTTAATGAACTTCCGAACTACCATGATTTCTATTGTTGCTATTCCCCTTTCACTTATAGTTTCAATCATTACCCTTAAATTTTCAGGATTAACCATCAATACCATGTCTCTCGGTGGCATGGCAATAGCTATTGGCTCTCTGGTAGATGATGCGGTTATTGATGTGGAAAACGTCTTTAAACGTCTAAGGGAAAATGCACAAAAAAGTATTGAAGTACGAAAAAACGCACTTGTTGTAGTTTATGATGCTTCAAAAGAGATTCGGTCTTCAATCTTTAAGGCAACTCTTATTATCATTGTTGCATTTATTCCTCTGTTTTTTCTTAGCGGGATGGAGGGAAGAATGTTGCGGCCGCTTGGAATCTCCTTTATCGTTTCTCTGTTTGCGTCCCTGATAGTTGCAGTAACGCTTACCCCTGTGCTTTGCAGTTTTATGCTTACCAATGACAAAATGCTTTTAAAACAGGCAAAAGGAAGTTGGTTAGAAAGATGGCTTAGCAAACATTATCATTCAGCTTTAACAAGAGTTATGAAAGTTAAAAAGATAGTGCTTAGCTTAGCCATTGTGTTATTCGTTGTCGTCGGCTTCCTGATGTTCGGTTTAGGCAGAAGTTTTTTGCCAGAATTTAACGAAGGTACGTTAACGGTAAGCGCAGTTAGTATGCCGGGCATATCACTTGAAGAATCAAATAAAATTGGAAACAGGATTGAAAATATCCTGTTGTCGGTTCCCGAAATCTCAATTACTTCACGCAGAACGGGAAGAGCTGAATTAGACGAACATGCACAAGGGGTAAATGCGGCTGAAATTGATGCCCCCTTTGTTTTGACAGAAAGAAGCAAAGAGAAATTTATGAAGGAAGTTAGAGGAGAATTAAGCGCTGTTTCCGAAGCAAATATCACTATAGGACAACCTATTGGACACCGTATTGACCACATGCTTTCAGGTACAAGAGCCAACATAGCCATTAAACTTTTCGGGACAGACCTATCTAAAATGTTTTCTCTGGCCAATAAAATACAGCGCAATATTGAAAGCATAGATGGACTTGTGGATATCAGTGTTGAGCAACAAATTGAGATTCCGCAATTACAAATAAAAGCAAAACGTAATATGCTTGCCAAATATGGTATTTCTATAGGTCAGTTTACCGAATTTATTGATGTTGCCTTTGCAGGTGAAAAAGTATCTCAGGTTTTTGAAAACAACAAAAGTTTTGATTTGGTATTACGATTTAATGATGAGAACAGAGGTAAAATGGAAAATATTCGAAATGTTTTAATTGATACCAATATCAACCTGACAAAACAAGAAAACCAGAACTCAACACTCAAAGTTCCTTTGCATTATGTAGCTGATATTATTTCAACAACAGGCCCCAGCACCATTAATAGAGAAAATGTACAGCGAAAAATTGTGGTTTCAGCCAATGTAGCCGGTCGTGATTTAAAAAGCGTAGTAAACCGGATTAAAGAGAGAATAGATGAT includes:
- a CDS encoding efflux RND transporter periplasmic adaptor subunit, whose amino-acid sequence is MIVGNISKFAAHFTQLGESFKAVTEGTVTVSLIGNKKQSPDRAEKPSSPGIFRLALNPENSGTYQLIFDIQTKEFTDKITIQSVTVYPDTKTALANWQEQTIEEELVYLKEQAWKVDFANREVKRQPFTEIIKTTGQILSTYEDEVIITAKSSGIISFGKNKKLIGSSVDSGETLFIISGSGLTEDNLDAKYKDAKNNYEKTKIDFERAKGLVKNNIISQKQFQETQLRLKNAQTTFNTIEKNYTAGGHKITSPIHGFIKSVMTREGEYVEIGQSVASISQNRKLILKAEVPQKYFSKLNNISSANFVTTYDSKIYSTDSLNGKLISYGKSTNNNAYYIPVNFEINNNGEIIPGSFVEVLLKTNVIKEALVIPYSALIEEQGNYFAYVQTSGEGFQKRELEIGANDGMSVQILEGINEGERIVIKGGYQIKLATMSGKIPAHGHEH
- a CDS encoding efflux RND transporter permease subunit, translated to MLNKIIQYALHNRLMIVVASALLLIAGIYTASKMEVDVFPDLTAPTVVVLTEAHGMAPEEAEKLVTFQIETAVNGATNVRRVRSSSAAGISIVWIEFEWGTDIFKARQIVSEKLTTIAEKLPLGVGNPILAPQSSIMGEIMLIGLSSDSTTPMDLRTIADWNIRPRLLATGGVSQVIVIGGEYKQYQILASPQKMKYYHISLTELLKASEESNLNASGGFMNEFGNEYIIRGLGRTNKVEEIGNTVIKVVNNVPIKIEDVADVEIGGAIPKIGDGSLNASPAIIMTVAKQPGTNTLELTEKIDNAIIEIASTLPSDIKINTKIFRQADFIQASINNIQKALIEGSVFVVIIMFLFLMNFRTTMISIVAIPLSLIVSIITLKFSGLTINTMSLGGMAIAIGSLVDDAVIDVENVFKRLRENAQKSIEVRKNALVVVYDASKEIRSSIFKATLIIIVAFIPLFFLSGMEGRMLRPLGISFIVSLFASLIVAVTLTPVLCSFMLTNDKMLLKQAKGSWLERWLSKHYHSALTRVMKVKKIVLSLAIVLFVVVGFLMFGLGRSFLPEFNEGTLTVSAVSMPGISLEESNKIGNRIENILLSVPEISITSRRTGRAELDEHAQGVNAAEIDAPFVLTERSKEKFMKEVRGELSAVSEANITIGQPIGHRIDHMLSGTRANIAIKLFGTDLSKMFSLANKIQRNIESIDGLVDISVEQQIEIPQLQIKAKRNMLAKYGISIGQFTEFIDVAFAGEKVSQVFENNKSFDLVLRFNDENRGKMENIRNVLIDTNINLTKQENQNSTLKVPLHYVADIISTTGPSTINRENVQRKIVVSANVAGRDLKSVVNRIKERIDDNIQLPENYRIQYGGQFESEAKASKILFFTSLMSLLIIFLLLYQEFKNIKFAGIVFLNLPLALIGGALSIHFTSGIMSIPSIIGFITLFGIATRNGILLVARYQTLQSQGVALYETVIKGSLDRLNPILMTALTTALALIPLAITGDLPGNEIQSPMAMVILGGLISSTLLNIFIVPVVFSISNVKKDK